One Vigna unguiculata cultivar IT97K-499-35 chromosome 7, ASM411807v1, whole genome shotgun sequence genomic region harbors:
- the LOC114189902 gene encoding auxin-binding protein T85 codes for MVERYETSLLLLCLFSFSALVLASSPCPLTGLPLVRNISEIPQDNYGRAGLSHMTVAGSLLHGLKEVEVWLQTFTPGTYTPIHRHSCEEVFVVLKGSGTLYLASDSHGKYPGKPQEHFIFANSTFHIPVNDVHQVWNTNEHEDLQVLVIISRPPVKLFTYEDWSMPHTAAQMKFPYYWDEQCYKKESPKDEL; via the exons ATGGTAGAACGTTATGAGACTTCGCTACTTTTGCTCTGTCTCTTCTCATTTTCTGCACTTGTTCTAGCTTCTTCGCCATGCCCCCTTACTG GGTTACCACTAGTGAGAAATATCAGCGAGATTCCTCAGGATAACTATGGTAGGGCGGGACTCTCTCACATGACTGTTGCAGGTTCATTATTGCATGGATTGAAGGAG GTTGAAGTATGGCTTCAAACATTTACACCTGGAACATACACCCCAATTCATAGGCATTCCTGTGAAGAGGTTTTTGTTGTTCTCAAAGGGAGTGGCACTCTTTATCTTGCATCAGATTCGCATGGAAAATACCCTGGAAAGCCGCAGGAGCACTTTATCTTTGCCAATAGCACATTTCATATTCCTGTTAATGATGTTCATCAG GTTTGGAACACCAACGAGCACGAGGATTTACAAGTGCTTGTTATAATATCTCGTCCACCTGTTAAATT ATTTACATACGAAGACTGGTCCATGCCTCACACTGCAGCGCAAATGAAATTCCCCTATTACTGGGATGAGCAATGTTATAAGAAGGAATCTCCAAAAGACGAACTATGA